Proteins from one Deinococcus sp. AB2017081 genomic window:
- a CDS encoding GNAT family N-acetyltransferase, which produces MTGARSFLGRDVLAARADGRYVVVQARADDAPALEAVQRACFPDLSEDEIATERHFRSHQAHFPEGQLAVLDAHTGELVASSSDLRMNVDFAHYAHPYLEETGDNLFTTHDPHGEWLYGADIGVHPKCRGQGLATLLYGARHDLIRRLNLRGHIAGAMPKGYGAVADVLSIEQYVMEVVRGERADPVLSVQLRRGYGVWGIIPDYLEDESCGNYGVCIVWRNKEFRP; this is translated from the coding sequence GTGACAGGAGCACGCAGCTTCCTGGGCCGGGACGTGCTCGCCGCCCGTGCCGACGGCCGCTACGTGGTCGTACAGGCCCGTGCGGACGATGCCCCCGCCCTGGAGGCCGTGCAGCGCGCGTGCTTCCCCGACCTCTCCGAGGACGAGATCGCCACGGAGCGGCACTTCCGGTCGCACCAAGCGCACTTCCCGGAGGGGCAGCTGGCCGTGCTGGACGCCCATACAGGTGAACTCGTGGCCTCCAGCAGCGACCTGCGCATGAACGTGGATTTCGCGCACTACGCGCACCCGTACCTGGAGGAAACCGGGGACAACCTGTTCACCACGCACGACCCGCACGGCGAGTGGCTGTACGGCGCGGACATCGGCGTGCACCCGAAGTGCCGGGGGCAGGGCCTCGCCACGCTGCTGTACGGCGCGCGGCACGACCTGATCCGCCGCCTGAACCTGCGCGGTCACATCGCCGGGGCCATGCCCAAGGGCTACGGCGCGGTGGCCGATGTGCTGAGCATCGAGCAGTACGTCATGGAGGTCGTCCGGGGCGAGCGGGCCGACCCGGTGCTCAGCGTGCAGCTCAGGCGCGGGTACGGCGTGTGGGGCATCATCCCGGACTACCTGGAGGACGAGTCCTGCGGGAACTACGGGGTGTGCATCGTGTGGCGCAATAAGGAATTCCGGCCGTGA